A segment of the Leptolyngbya sp. NIES-3755 genome:
AGTTGCTTCTCTAGGGAAGTTCCAATGAAGATAGATTGTGCAGGCTTATCCAACTGCCAGTCGTTTGCTTGCGGTGCTAGTTCCGGGAGAATTTCAGTTCCTGGTTCACCTTGAATGAGAAATTTTCCTCGATCGCCCAAACTGCCGACCGGATAGCCTGCGTTCGTATACCGTAATTGTTTGCTCGGTGACAAATCAGAGAGATCTGGTTTATGACTTTCTCGCGTGTAGATGATCCAAATTCCTTGACGACGTGCCCATTCAATCACGTTCCGCAATCTTGGTATCATGGCTTGAATTGCAGATACATCCGCTTTGAGATTTGCACTACAAAAACCAGTACGATCGCAGAAATCGATCTGCATGTCGATCACAAGCAGTGCCGTCTGTGATACGTCAAATTCAAACGGATGCTGACGAGTTAGAACTGTTCTTTTAGTTATCATTCTTTGAACGTAGAACAACGATCGTCATCAGATTGCTATTCTCGATACTGAATTTAGAAATGTTTTATCGAATCGACGGAGACAAATGATGGCGCGATTAAGTGGAAAGATTGCTTTAATCACAGGTGTGAGCGCGGGAATTGGGCTTGCTGCTGCACGATTATTTGCATCAGAAGGCGCATCTGTGTTTGGAGTCGATCGAAATGTTGAAGCAGGACAAACGTTAGCTGATGAACTCAACGAACAAGGAATGAATTTTGAGTTTTTTGCCGCAGATTTATCCGATCGGCAAACCGCGATCGCAGTTGTAGAACAGTGTTATCGACGCTACAACCGAATTGATATTCTCTACAACAATGCGGGAATTTCATCGATCGAGCCTTTCACCGCTGTCGCACCTGAGACATTAGAGAACCTATTTGCAATTAACTTCATGGCGACCTTTTACCTATGTCAGCAAGTTATTCCACACATGCAGCAACAGAAAAGCGGTGTGATTATTAATACTGCCTCTGAACTTGCGATCGTCGCTCAACCTTTATACTCTGCTTACTGTGCCACGAAAGGAGCCGTTTTATCTTTGACTCGTGCACTGGCGCTAGAATATGCACGAGAGAACATTCGGATCAATGCACTTTGTCCAGGACCGATCGACACTGCACTTCTAAATCAGGAATTTGAGCAAGAAGCTGACCCCATAAAAGCAAAAGCTGAAAGTGTTGCATTAATGCCGATCGGACGATTGGGAACACCCGAAGAAATCGCCCAAGTCGCATTATTTCTCGCGAGTGATGCACCTCAGTTAATGCAGGGAGTTGCCCTATTAGTAGATGGTGGAAAAACAATCATATAGTAGCTTTGAATACAGTTTTACGCTCTATCTTTGTTCATATTTACATCTATCTCCAATTCATGCTAAAAGTTTTGGCAGACAGATTCACAACACTACAAATTTGCTTCTAGGGTTCCGATTCAGCTTGAATGTCTGGTCCGAGAGAAGCCGCTGTTCTACCCAGAGCAGCTACACGGAGGGAGAAAAGCCCGGGAGAGCCAACCAGCAGTACGATCG
Coding sequences within it:
- a CDS encoding isochorismatase family protein (similar to AA sequence:cyanobase_aa:CYB_0796), with product MITKRTVLTRQHPFEFDVSQTALLVIDMQIDFCDRTGFCSANLKADVSAIQAMIPRLRNVIEWARRQGIWIIYTRESHKPDLSDLSPSKQLRYTNAGYPVGSLGDRGKFLIQGEPGTEILPELAPQANDWQLDKPAQSIFIGTSLEKQLHQRDITHLLITGVTTQCCVLGTYRQASDLGFYALLLEDCCAAFDPIEHEAAIAVLLSENGAIGWVATSEQLITATSRSSHHTDSQL
- a CDS encoding short-chain dehydrogenase/reductase SDR (similar to AA sequence:cyanobase_aa:Cyan7425_1963), with amino-acid sequence MARLSGKIALITGVSAGIGLAAARLFASEGASVFGVDRNVEAGQTLADELNEQGMNFEFFAADLSDRQTAIAVVEQCYRRYNRIDILYNNAGISSIEPFTAVAPETLENLFAINFMATFYLCQQVIPHMQQQKSGVIINTASELAIVAQPLYSAYCATKGAVLSLTRALALEYARENIRINALCPGPIDTALLNQEFEQEADPIKAKAESVALMPIGRLGTPEEIAQVALFLASDAPQLMQGVALLVDGGKTII